In one Abditibacteriota bacterium genomic region, the following are encoded:
- a CDS encoding desulfoferrodoxin: MKEALFYRCGVCGNIVFASREASLCCCGAPMEKLRDNSVKCDVPRHLPDARMEDGLLKVTVGIELHPSEEDHYIEWVYAETVSGGVFRFFRPGEEPRCAFPDGTKVRNVYAYCSRHGLWKCMKT, encoded by the coding sequence ATGAAGGAAGCGTTGTTTTACAGGTGCGGCGTGTGCGGCAACATAGTGTTTGCCTCCCGGGAGGCCTCCCTCTGCTGCTGCGGCGCGCCCATGGAAAAGCTCAGGGACAACTCGGTGAAGTGCGACGTGCCCCGGCACCTGCCGGACGCCCGCATGGAGGACGGCCTGCTGAAGGTGACGGTGGGCATAGAGCTGCACCCGTCGGAGGAGGACCACTATATCGAATGGGTCTATGCGGAGACCGTCTCGGGAGGCGTGTTCCGGTTTTTCCGGCCCGGGGAGGAGCCACGCTGCGCTTTTCCCGACGGCACCAAGGTGCGGAACGTGTACGCGTATTGCTCCCGGCACGGCCTGTGGAAATGCATGAAGACATGA
- a CDS encoding metallophosphoesterase — MKKLFLCVALLLAAASLWGYGISFRPDVYYTQKERLPRPAHTYEAWLKLPRDYPGRGGSIAGNYGMAAGQVFEVYSSGNPRLYIEGKNNRQADIKFLNVRAALGRWVHMTIVLDETEHQARCYLNGRLAETLTEVGMYTEPRPLSEFETTDPVTPLVIGGDRRIGNGAFFKGSVLSVAEYADVRTPEEIRRDMYNLDPTDPDLLFAYDFRRAEGLEVIEDLAGHYPLYREQNPLFVREEDKWLGDVDHSQIAWSIAFLGDTQVVNDEYPEKFHLLMDCILAKKDEYNVKYVMGLGDITNRNLPREWELAAEQYNRLNGVIPWGVVIGNHDGSREYNAAFDTPAYRASCDGFYEEDKIDNSYRFLTVGKNKYIIFTLEYGPRDEVMEWAGRLIDEHPECKAIVTTHNYLYRDGTTMDEKDSYPPTICGGRPNNGDHMWEKFVRKHRTIQLVICGHDPFDMVVSRQEKGDAGNLVTSLLIDPQGTDGALKGACLICFLGFSEDGKKAFVRYYSADREMYYMKNSQYELDME, encoded by the coding sequence TGTGGGGCTACGGCATATCCTTCCGGCCGGACGTTTATTACACCCAGAAGGAACGGCTGCCCCGCCCCGCCCACACCTATGAGGCATGGCTGAAGCTGCCCAGGGACTACCCCGGCAGAGGCGGCTCCATCGCCGGCAACTACGGCATGGCGGCAGGCCAGGTGTTCGAGGTGTATTCCTCCGGCAACCCCCGGCTCTACATAGAGGGCAAGAACAACCGGCAGGCGGACATCAAATTTCTCAATGTCCGGGCCGCCCTGGGCCGCTGGGTCCACATGACCATAGTGCTGGACGAGACGGAGCATCAGGCCCGGTGCTACCTGAACGGCCGGCTCGCGGAGACTCTGACGGAGGTGGGCATGTACACGGAGCCCCGGCCTCTCTCGGAGTTTGAGACCACGGACCCGGTGACCCCTCTGGTCATAGGCGGGGACAGAAGGATAGGCAACGGAGCCTTTTTCAAGGGCAGCGTGCTGTCCGTGGCGGAATACGCCGACGTCCGCACCCCGGAGGAGATCCGCCGGGATATGTACAACTTAGACCCCACGGATCCGGACCTGCTGTTCGCCTACGACTTCCGGCGCGCCGAGGGCCTGGAGGTCATAGAGGACCTGGCCGGACATTATCCCCTTTACCGGGAACAGAACCCCCTCTTCGTCAGGGAGGAAGACAAGTGGCTCGGGGACGTGGACCACTCGCAGATAGCCTGGTCCATAGCCTTTCTGGGAGACACTCAGGTGGTGAACGACGAGTATCCCGAGAAGTTCCATCTGCTCATGGACTGCATACTGGCGAAGAAGGACGAATACAACGTGAAATACGTCATGGGCCTGGGGGACATCACCAACCGCAACCTGCCCCGGGAGTGGGAGCTGGCGGCGGAGCAGTACAACCGCCTGAACGGCGTTATCCCCTGGGGCGTGGTCATAGGCAACCACGACGGCTCCCGGGAATACAACGCGGCCTTTGACACACCCGCCTACAGAGCCTCCTGCGACGGCTTCTACGAAGAAGACAAGATAGACAATTCCTACCGGTTCCTCACTGTGGGCAAGAACAAGTATATCATCTTCACTCTGGAATACGGCCCCCGGGACGAGGTCATGGAATGGGCGGGCCGGCTCATAGACGAGCACCCTGAATGCAAGGCCATAGTGACCACCCACAACTATCTCTACCGGGACGGCACCACCATGGATGAAAAGGACTCCTATCCCCCCACCATCTGCGGCGGCAGGCCCAACAACGGGGACCACATGTGGGAGAAGTTCGTCCGCAAGCACCGGACCATACAGCTGGTCATTTGCGGCCACGACCCCTTTGACATGGTGGTCAGCCGGCAGGAAAAGGGAGACGCCGGCAACCTGGTCACCAGCCTTCTCATAGACCCCCAGGGCACCGACGGGGCCCTGAAGGGCGCCTGCCTCATATGCTTCCTGGGCTTCTCCGAGGACGGCAAAAAGGCCTTCGTGCGGTATTATTCCGCCGACAGGGAAATGTATTATATGAAAAACAGCCAGTACGAGCTGGATATGGAGTAG
- a CDS encoding metallophosphoesterase, translating into MKKLFLCVALLLAAASLWAYGISFRPDVYYTQKEAPREAAHTYEAWLRLPKDYPGRAGSIAGNFDMTCHSVIFEVHAAGHPRLYIMGKNYRTADIKFTGVNAATGLPVHLAIVLDETEHEARCYLNGRLAETVTEAPMPSSVRPLSEFETVEPAIPLIIGGDKRYGNGAYFHGQLLSVAEFATVRSEKEIRSDMYSLDPGEPGLLFYYDLRKAEGKDFIEDLAGNYPLYHETNPNYTKPEDLWVKPGDIDNSQIAWSIAFLGDTQVVNDSYPEKFHLLIDAILEKKDEYRIKYVMGLGDITNRNLPREWELAAEQYNRLNGILPWGVVIGNHDGSKEYNAAFDTPAYRASCDGFFEEGKIDNSYRFLTVGKNKYIIFTLEYGPRDEVMEWAGRLIDEHSDCKAIVTTHCYLFRDGTTMDDKDMYPAAGRPNNGDDLWEKYIRKHRTIQLVVCGHDPWDLVICRQEKGDAGNLITQFLIDPQGTDANLRGACLICFLGFSEDGQKAFVRYYSADRGMYYIKANQYEVDME; encoded by the coding sequence ATGAAAAAGCTGTTTCTGTGTGTGGCGCTGCTGCTGGCGGCCGCCTCTCTGTGGGCCTACGGCATATCCTTCCGGCCGGACGTTTATTACACCCAGAAGGAGGCTCCCCGGGAGGCCGCCCACACCTATGAGGCCTGGCTCAGGCTGCCCAAGGACTACCCCGGCAGAGCCGGGAGCATAGCGGGCAATTTTGATATGACCTGCCACTCGGTGATATTTGAGGTCCACGCAGCGGGGCATCCCCGGCTGTATATCATGGGCAAAAACTACAGGACCGCGGATATCAAGTTCACCGGCGTCAACGCCGCCACCGGACTGCCCGTCCATCTGGCCATAGTGCTGGACGAGACGGAGCACGAAGCCCGGTGCTACCTGAACGGCAGGCTCGCGGAGACGGTGACCGAGGCGCCTATGCCTTCGTCCGTGCGTCCTCTGTCCGAATTTGAGACCGTGGAGCCGGCCATCCCCCTGATAATAGGCGGCGACAAACGCTACGGCAACGGCGCATACTTTCACGGACAGCTGCTGTCGGTGGCGGAGTTTGCCACGGTGCGCAGCGAAAAAGAGATCCGGAGCGATATGTACTCTCTGGACCCGGGGGAGCCCGGGCTCCTGTTTTACTACGACCTGCGCAAGGCCGAAGGCAAGGACTTCATAGAGGATCTGGCGGGCAATTATCCCCTGTATCACGAGACAAATCCCAACTACACCAAGCCGGAGGACCTGTGGGTGAAGCCCGGGGATATAGACAACTCGCAGATAGCCTGGTCCATAGCCTTTTTGGGGGACACTCAGGTGGTGAATGACTCCTATCCGGAGAAGTTCCACCTGCTCATAGACGCCATACTTGAGAAAAAGGACGAATACAGGATAAAATACGTCATGGGACTGGGGGATATCACCAACCGCAACCTGCCCAGGGAATGGGAGCTGGCGGCGGAGCAGTACAACCGCCTGAACGGCATATTGCCCTGGGGCGTGGTCATAGGCAACCACGACGGCTCCAAAGAATATAATGCGGCCTTTGACACACCCGCCTACAGAGCCTCCTGCGACGGCTTTTTTGAAGAAGGCAAGATAGACAACTCCTACCGCTTCCTCACTGTGGGCAAGAACAAGTATATCATCTTCACTCTGGAATACGGCCCCCGGGACGAGGTCATGGAATGGGCCGGCCGGCTCATAGACGAGCACTCGGACTGCAAGGCCATCGTCACCACCCACTGCTATCTGTTCAGGGACGGCACCACCATGGACGACAAGGACATGTATCCCGCCGCGGGCAGGCCCAACAACGGCGACGACCTGTGGGAAAAGTATATACGCAAGCACCGGACCATACAGCTGGTGGTCTGCGGCCACGACCCCTGGGACCTGGTGATATGCAGACAGGAAAAAGGGGACGCCGGCAATCTGATCACTCAGTTTTTGATAGACCCTCAGGGCACCGACGCCAACCTGCGTGGCGCCTGTCTCATATGCTTCCTGGGCTTCAGCGAGGACGGCCAAAAGGCCTTCGTCCGATACTATTCCGCCGACCGGGGAATGTATTATATAAAGGCCAACCAGTACGAGGTGGATATGGAATAA
- a CDS encoding ADP-ribosylglycohydrolase family protein: protein MNKIELSYDAYLDKVHACWLGKSLGGVIGALFEGHKYFEELSPDGLWPAIVYPNDDLDIQVVWLEMLEDLGTDVTHDRLVAYWRDRCWYNFAEYGSFLYNAQRGILPPDSGRFNNFYFSESEGCPIRAEIWGLTAPCNPALAAEHAWHDGTLDHQRTSVYAEMFWAAANARALCCSDLDEVVNAALMEVPEDCEIAEITRDVRYCVRELSGLKEMYLYLVRRWGDSDSSKSQINFAFSLLPLYYGGSDFKKVMACCCSLTFDTDCTAATACSLLGTMLGTGVLPEDWLEKLGRDLTCDVAVRHKEAPILDFARDTCAVGIESTLNNNTAALITGVPADLLAAVQKRFAEREPLPNVEIVSGNDPEDVITPDAERGYGMSVCFINSSPRTLRGVIRAESLSPHLKVFPALDPDAELPPGGCLEKTFTLTHDFSENVIWDKNLVRFSFEGDGESVSRELGVAGARCWQVYGPYWDIYDTAEHDECPFRNDKVCNHPGRLGFGQAGTHQYVRLDREYLDEQALLEKDLPAEYPFAICLAEDLVRKEDISFNMGESCYYFVREFITREHQQTGLMAGASGPFKVWIDGKLVFENPKSMPYCQQDWWIPFEAQPDKVHRIVVKILQTGSDFKFSLSPLLDARKADHIHGISYLSDTFGNKYWK from the coding sequence ATGAATAAGATAGAGCTGAGTTACGACGCCTATCTGGACAAGGTCCACGCCTGCTGGCTGGGCAAGAGTCTGGGAGGCGTCATAGGCGCCCTGTTCGAAGGGCACAAATATTTTGAGGAGCTGTCCCCCGACGGGCTGTGGCCCGCCATAGTGTATCCCAACGACGATCTGGATATACAGGTGGTCTGGCTGGAAATGCTGGAGGACCTGGGCACCGACGTGACCCACGACAGGCTGGTGGCTTACTGGCGGGACCGCTGCTGGTACAACTTCGCCGAATACGGCTCCTTTCTCTACAACGCCCAGAGAGGCATCCTGCCTCCCGACAGCGGCCGCTTCAACAACTTCTATTTTTCCGAATCCGAGGGCTGCCCCATCCGGGCAGAGATATGGGGCCTCACCGCCCCCTGCAACCCGGCTCTGGCGGCGGAGCACGCCTGGCACGACGGCACCCTGGACCATCAGCGCACCTCGGTGTATGCCGAGATGTTCTGGGCGGCGGCCAACGCCCGGGCCCTTTGCTGCAGCGATCTGGACGAAGTGGTGAACGCCGCTCTCATGGAAGTGCCCGAGGACTGCGAGATAGCGGAGATCACCCGGGACGTGCGTTATTGCGTCCGGGAGCTCTCCGGCCTGAAGGAAATGTATCTCTATCTGGTGCGCCGCTGGGGCGACAGCGATTCCTCCAAGAGCCAGATCAACTTTGCCTTTTCCCTGCTGCCCCTCTATTACGGCGGCAGCGACTTCAAAAAGGTTATGGCCTGCTGCTGCTCCCTGACCTTTGACACGGACTGCACCGCGGCCACCGCCTGCTCCCTGCTGGGGACCATGCTGGGCACGGGCGTTCTGCCGGAGGACTGGCTGGAAAAGCTGGGCAGGGACCTGACCTGCGACGTGGCAGTCAGGCACAAGGAAGCCCCTATCCTGGATTTTGCCCGGGACACCTGCGCCGTGGGCATAGAGAGCACCCTGAACAACAATACGGCAGCGCTTATCACGGGCGTCCCCGCAGACCTGTTGGCTGCGGTCCAGAAGCGTTTTGCGGAGAGAGAGCCTCTCCCGAATGTGGAGATAGTGTCCGGCAACGACCCGGAGGACGTCATCACCCCCGATGCGGAAAGGGGCTACGGCATGTCGGTATGCTTCATCAACTCCTCTCCCAGGACCCTTCGCGGCGTCATCAGAGCCGAGAGCCTGTCCCCTCACCTCAAGGTGTTTCCCGCCCTTGACCCGGATGCGGAGCTGCCTCCGGGAGGCTGCCTGGAAAAGACCTTTACCCTCACCCACGACTTTTCGGAAAACGTCATCTGGGACAAGAACCTGGTACGCTTTTCCTTTGAAGGCGACGGAGAGTCCGTGAGCCGGGAGCTGGGCGTCGCAGGCGCCCGTTGCTGGCAGGTGTACGGCCCCTACTGGGATATATACGACACCGCCGAGCATGACGAGTGCCCCTTCCGCAACGACAAGGTCTGCAATCACCCCGGGCGGCTGGGCTTCGGCCAGGCGGGCACCCATCAGTACGTGCGCCTGGACAGAGAATATCTGGACGAGCAGGCCCTTTTGGAGAAGGACCTGCCTGCAGAGTATCCCTTCGCCATCTGTCTGGCGGAGGACCTGGTCCGCAAGGAAGACATATCCTTCAACATGGGCGAGAGCTGCTATTACTTCGTGCGGGAGTTCATCACCCGGGAGCACCAGCAGACGGGCCTGATGGCAGGCGCCTCGGGGCCCTTCAAGGTGTGGATCGACGGCAAGCTCGTATTTGAAAACCCGAAGAGCATGCCCTACTGCCAGCAGGACTGGTGGATACCCTTTGAAGCGCAGCCCGACAAGGTCCACAGGATCGTGGTCAAGATCCTCCAGACCGGCAGCGACTTCAAATTCTCGCTGTCCCCCTTGCTGGACGCGCGCAAGGCGGACCATATTCACGGCATAAGCTATTTGTCCGACACCTTCGGCAACAAATACTGGAAATAA